A single Triticum dicoccoides isolate Atlit2015 ecotype Zavitan chromosome 2A, WEW_v2.0, whole genome shotgun sequence DNA region contains:
- the LOC119355099 gene encoding mitochondrial fission protein ELM1-like — protein MSIRPLLLPEPPGEVDRAPEIFAGGVAAVRRAVVIGNGCAGAENQCLGLVRALGLADRLTLYRIIRPTGGINKWLHFLPISLHKMVDQVLRHILSNTTFTTLFQGKLSAPYPVSNVQSLGLSSILEADSKRIVTMVRDTFEKEGLAIVVACGRDTIPYASSVRCLAPDNVFVIQIQHPRYRLDRFDLVVTPRHDYYALTAKGQQEVPWLFRRWITPREPPGPNVVLTSGALHQADSAALRIAATNWHDELAPLPKPLVVVNIGGPTRNCNYGVDLAKQLVSSLHNVSETCGSVRISFSRRTPQKVSDLILREFSTHPKFYIWGGEEPNPHLGHLAWADAFIITADSISMLSEACSTGKPVYVVGTEHCRWKFSDFHNTLQKRGAVRPLTGSEDMSDSWSYPPLNDAIDVAARVREVLAQRGWTVG, from the exons ATGTCGATTCGGCCGCTGTTGCTGCCGGAGCCGCCGGGCGAGGTGGATCGGGCGCCGGAGATCTTCGCGGGTGGCGTGGCCGCGGTGCGCCGCGCAGTCGTCATCGGGAACGGCTGCGCCGGCGCCGAGAACCAGTGCCTCGGCCTCGTCCGCGCCCTCGGCCTGGCCGACCGCCTCACGCTCTAC CGTATTATCAGGCCAACCGGAGGAATCAACAAGTGGCTGCACTTTCTCCCTATCTCCTTGCATAAAATGGTGGACCAAGTACTCAGACATATACTGTCTAACACGACATTCACAACACTGTTTCAAGGAAAACTGTCAGCACCTTATCCTGTCAGTAATGTTCAATCTCTTGGATTGTCTTCTATACTAGAAGCAGATTCCAAAAGGATAGTGACAATGGTCCGTGATACCTTCGAGAA GGAAGGCCTGGCCATAGTTGTTGCTTGTGGCCGTGATACCATACCATATGCAAGCTCTGTAAGGTGTTTAGCTCCAGATAATGTCTTTGTCATTCAG ATACAACACCCCAGGTATCGCCTTGATAGGTTCGATTTGGTGGTGACTCCTCGCCATGATTACTACGCTTTAACTGCAAAGGGACAACAAGAAGTACCGTGGCTTTTCCGGAGATGGATTACTCCACGAGAACCACCCGGTCCGAATGTG GTCCTGACATCTGGAGCACTTCACCAAGCAGATTCTGCTGCACTACGCATTGCTGCTACAAACTGGCATGATGAACTTGCTCCCTTGCCAAAGCCATTGGTAGTAGTAAATATTGGAGGACCAACAA GAAACTGTAATTATGGTGTAGACCTTGCCAAGCAGTTGGTAAGCTCACTGCACAATGTTTCAGAGACCTGTGGAAGTGTCAGAATTTCATTTTCCAGGAGAACACCACAAAAG GTGTCCGATCTTATATTGAGAGAGTTCAGCACACATCCAAAGTTCTACATTTGGGGTGGTGAAG AACCTAACCCACACCTAGGGCATCTTGCATGGGCCGATGCTTTCATCATAACAGCAGACTCGATAAGTATGCTAAGTGAGGCGTGCAGCACTGG GAAGCCGGTCTATGTTGTTGGAACTGAGCATTGCAGGTGGAAATTCTCAGATTTCCACAACACTCTGCAGAAACGAGGGGCTGTTCGTCCTTTAACTGGATCGGAAGAT ATGTCAGACAGCTGGAGCTACCCTCCTCTGAACGATGCCATTGATGTGGCTGCACGGGTTCGTGAAGTGCTTGCACAACGTGGATGGACAGTGGGTTAA